One part of the Atribacterota bacterium genome encodes these proteins:
- the pta gene encoding phosphate acetyltransferase has product MNISEKLRQRAKKEIKKIVLPEGEEPRMIKAAKTIYQEGFANLVFLGKEQKIKNIAQELNVDFPEAIEIIDPESSEKLNTYAEIYYDLRKNKGMTIEEAKKLLKAPLYYGALMVYQDDADGLVAGSINATGDVFRPALQTIKTSRNVNIVSSSFIMVVPDCKYGENGMLLFADCALFPDPNAEELADIAIASANTAKILVGVEPKIAMLSFSTKGSAKHPLVDKVIKATEIVKKKTPDLKIDGELQADAALIPEISKRKAPDSTIAGKANVLIFPDLQAANIAYKLVERLAKAEAIGPISQGMRKPVNDLSRGCSVEDIVNVVAITALQAQGIQ; this is encoded by the coding sequence ATGAATATTTCAGAGAAACTAAGACAGAGGGCTAAGAAAGAAATTAAAAAGATTGTTTTGCCAGAAGGAGAAGAACCTAGAATGATCAAGGCAGCTAAAACAATCTATCAAGAAGGTTTTGCCAATTTAGTCTTTTTGGGGAAAGAACAGAAGATTAAGAATATTGCTCAAGAGTTAAATGTTGATTTTCCTGAAGCTATTGAAATCATTGATCCAGAATCATCTGAAAAACTAAACACCTATGCTGAAATATATTATGATTTAAGAAAAAATAAAGGAATGACTATTGAAGAAGCCAAAAAGCTATTGAAAGCCCCCCTGTATTATGGTGCTCTAATGGTCTACCAGGATGATGCCGATGGCTTAGTGGCTGGTTCAATTAATGCCACTGGCGATGTTTTTAGACCCGCTTTGCAAACTATTAAAACCTCCAGAAATGTAAATATTGTTTCCAGCTCCTTTATTATGGTTGTGCCTGACTGTAAATATGGAGAAAATGGAATGCTACTATTTGCAGATTGTGCCTTATTTCCAGATCCAAATGCTGAAGAATTAGCAGATATAGCTATAGCCAGTGCCAATACCGCAAAAATATTGGTAGGGGTAGAACCAAAGATTGCTATGCTTTCTTTTTCTACTAAAGGGAGTGCCAAACATCCTTTAGTAGATAAAGTAATAAAAGCAACTGAAATTGTTAAAAAGAAAACTCCTGATTTGAAAATTGATGGAGAGTTGCAAGCAGATGCAGCTTTGATTCCTGAAATAAGCAAGCGAAAAGCCCCAGATAGTACAATTGCTGGGAAAGCAAATGTATTAATATTCCCAGATTTACAAGCTGCCAACATTGCCTATAAATTAGTAGAAAGATTGGCAAAAGCAGAAGCAATAGGCCCTATCTCACAGGGTATGCGAAAACCGGTAAATGATCTTTCTAGAGGTTGTTCAGTTGAAGACATCGTAAATGTTGTGGCTATTACAGCTCTTCAGGCTCAGGGTATACAATAA
- a CDS encoding nucleotidyltransferase, translating to MLVLGIIAEYNPFHNGHLYHLQKSKEITGAEFSVAVMGGNFLQRGDPALWNKWVRTKMALLAGIDLVIELPFAFASQDAHGFAQAGVKILDSLGVVDYITFGCENEKMEIFSKLAQLIIKDPPFFKKIISEELKKGNSFPHIREKAIVSFYQKYDQESMGIPLNEISTILRQSNNILALEYIISLQLLKSTIKALPIKRIGSNFSQDKFEGEYSSATAIRKIIDQYYYNSNDEQLLENLKATMPATSYQTILDELKEDINPILLSNFEQAIFSKLRSIATDDLKRINGVQEGLENKIKKAAISTQSIEELIQTVKSKRYTRTRIQRIMIHSLFNLTKKETQNFNKNGPLYCRILGMTDKGREILKKAKLKSKLPLILKLKKFYLHNKRLGKKDILNMLNYDILSTDLYVLAYKAKKLKIGGRDFTKNIDLLNV from the coding sequence ATGTTAGTTTTGGGTATTATTGCGGAATATAATCCTTTCCATAATGGCCATTTATATCACCTGCAAAAATCAAAAGAAATAACTGGAGCTGAATTTTCTGTAGCTGTTATGGGAGGAAACTTTTTACAGCGAGGGGACCCAGCATTATGGAATAAGTGGGTTCGTACTAAAATGGCTCTCTTAGCTGGAATTGACCTGGTTATCGAACTTCCCTTTGCTTTTGCCAGTCAAGATGCTCATGGTTTTGCCCAGGCTGGAGTTAAAATTTTAGATTCATTAGGTGTAGTTGACTATATAACTTTTGGTTGCGAAAATGAAAAGATGGAAATATTTTCCAAATTAGCACAATTAATAATAAAAGATCCCCCATTTTTTAAAAAAATCATAAGTGAAGAGTTAAAAAAAGGAAATAGTTTTCCCCATATTCGAGAGAAAGCAATTGTTTCTTTTTACCAAAAATACGATCAAGAGTCAATGGGAATACCCTTAAATGAAATAAGCACTATCTTAAGGCAATCCAATAATATTTTAGCTTTAGAATATATAATATCATTACAATTATTAAAAAGTACTATAAAAGCATTACCTATTAAAAGAATTGGATCGAATTTTTCCCAGGATAAATTTGAAGGTGAATATTCCAGTGCTACTGCTATAAGAAAGATAATCGATCAATATTATTATAATTCTAATGATGAGCAATTATTGGAAAATTTAAAAGCAACCATGCCTGCTACATCCTATCAGACCATTTTAGATGAATTAAAAGAAGATATAAACCCTATTTTATTATCAAATTTTGAGCAGGCAATATTTTCTAAACTTAGAAGTATTGCCACTGATGACTTAAAAAGAATTAATGGTGTTCAGGAAGGATTAGAAAATAAAATAAAAAAAGCTGCAATTTCAACCCAAAGCATTGAAGAGTTAATTCAAACAGTTAAGTCAAAACGTTATACACGAACTAGAATACAGAGAATAATGATTCATAGTTTATTTAATTTAACTAAAAAAGAGACTCAGAACTTTAACAAGAATGGTCCCCTCTATTGTCGGATTTTAGGGATGACTGATAAAGGAAGAGAAATTCTTAAAAAAGCTAAATTAAAATCAAAATTACCCTTAATACTGAAATTGAAAAAGTTTTATCTTCACAATAAAAGATTGGGTAAGAAAGATATTTTAAACATGTTAAATTATGATATTTTGTCGACCGATCTTTATGTTCTGGCCTATAAAGCAAAGAAACTAAAAATCGGGGGTCGGGATTTTACAAAGAATATAGATTTATTGAATGTATAA
- the coaD gene encoding pantetheine-phosphate adenylyltransferase, which yields MIKAIYPGSFDPITNGHLDIIYRASKIFDKIIVVIAENSRKESLFSTEEKMDMILNVITELQNVEVQSFRGLLIDCVRSNKANIILRGMRAISDFEYESQFALINKKMAPEIETVFMVTSTKFSYLNSSIVKEIASLNGCIKELVPSYVATKLKNKYGYY from the coding sequence ATGATAAAGGCTATATACCCAGGAAGTTTCGATCCAATAACTAATGGTCATCTTGACATAATTTATAGAGCTTCCAAAATATTTGATAAGATTATTGTAGTAATTGCCGAAAACTCAAGAAAAGAATCTCTTTTTTCTACAGAAGAGAAAATGGACATGATTCTAAATGTTATTACAGAACTACAAAATGTTGAAGTTCAGTCATTCCGAGGATTATTAATTGATTGTGTTCGCTCTAATAAGGCCAATATAATTCTCAGGGGTATGAGAGCAATTTCAGATTTTGAATACGAATCCCAATTTGCTCTTATTAATAAAAAAATGGCTCCTGAAATAGAGACAGTTTTTATGGTAACCAGCACCAAGTTCTCTTATTTAAACTCAAGTATTGTCAAAGAAATAGCTTCTTTAAATGGTTGTATCAAGGAATTAGTGCCATCATATGTGGCAACAAAATTAAAAAATAAATATGGTTACTATTAA
- the rsmD gene encoding 16S rRNA (guanine(966)-N(2))-methyltransferase RsmD — translation MYFNKNRDGKHQMKIIGGIYKGFRLQSFPENEIRPTPSKIREALFDIIGTKIIGAEFLDLFAGSGAVGIEAISRGAKNVIFVEKNRKAIILIKNNLSKIYQNDFSNIIQIDYLQAINILNFKQKKFDIIFLDPPYNRNYALNTLHIIDQSNIAKEGCIIIVQHPFHTEVKSDFRKLLFTKEKKYGKSKVTFFYYK, via the coding sequence ATTTATTTTAACAAAAATAGAGACGGTAAACATCAAATGAAAATTATTGGTGGTATTTATAAGGGATTTCGATTACAATCATTCCCCGAAAATGAGATACGACCAACTCCCAGTAAAATAAGAGAAGCATTATTTGATATAATTGGTACCAAAATTATAGGTGCAGAATTTTTAGACTTGTTTGCTGGTTCGGGTGCAGTAGGCATTGAAGCTATAAGCCGAGGTGCAAAAAATGTTATTTTCGTAGAAAAAAATAGAAAAGCAATAATATTAATAAAAAATAACTTAAGTAAAATTTATCAGAATGATTTTTCTAATATTATACAAATCGATTATCTTCAAGCTATAAATATATTAAATTTTAAACAAAAAAAATTTGACATCATTTTCTTAGACCCTCCTTATAATAGAAATTATGCTTTAAATACATTGCATATAATTGATCAAAGTAATATAGCCAAAGAAGGTTGTATTATCATTGTGCAACACCCATTCCATACAGAAGTAAAAAGTGATTTTAGAAAATTGCTCTTTACTAAAGAGAAAAAATACGGTAAATCAAAAGTTACTTTTTTTTATTATAAATAA
- the rpmB gene encoding 50S ribosomal protein L28 encodes MAKCDICGKGPQFGKQISHSHRLSNRKWSANIQKVRVNINNSVKRLNVCTQCLKSGKVNKVT; translated from the coding sequence ATGGCAAAATGTGATATATGCGGCAAAGGTCCGCAGTTTGGAAAGCAAATTAGTCACTCTCATAGATTGAGCAATAGAAAATGGTCGGCAAATATTCAAAAAGTAAGAGTTAATATTAATAATTCAGTAAAGCGATTAAATGTTTGTACCCAATGTTTAAAATCAGGTAAAGTAAATAAGGTTACTTGA
- the ispH gene encoding 4-hydroxy-3-methylbut-2-enyl diphosphate reductase: MEIIKAKDIGFCFGVRRAIKRAENAITHLPANDLYMLGEIIHNPQVIREFRIRGINIIQEISQVPSNKYLIIRAHGIVKREEDYAKRNNIILIDTICPYVKKLHQIANSLQREGYQIIILGDINHPEIRSLLSYIDHKAYVVQSINDIKCKSFEFSKKIGLLSQTTKDLKQLHKIIKIMFNYTEELRIFNTICKATRLRQQATRDLAKIVDLMIVIGGLNSANTQRLAYLSKAVGVETYHIEDEKQLNINYLRDKGKIGITSGTSTPDYVTEKIIKKIRELNHNN; encoded by the coding sequence ATGGAAATAATAAAAGCAAAAGATATTGGATTTTGTTTTGGAGTCAGAAGAGCAATAAAAAGGGCTGAAAATGCTATAACCCATCTTCCAGCAAATGATCTGTATATGTTAGGAGAAATTATTCATAATCCTCAGGTCATAAGAGAGTTTAGAATAAGAGGCATTAATATCATTCAAGAAATATCTCAAGTTCCTTCAAATAAATATCTTATCATCAGAGCTCATGGTATTGTAAAAAGAGAAGAAGATTATGCAAAAAGAAATAATATAATATTAATAGATACAATCTGCCCTTATGTTAAAAAATTACATCAAATAGCTAATTCCTTGCAAAGAGAAGGGTATCAGATTATTATTTTAGGAGATATTAATCATCCTGAAATTAGAAGTTTACTAAGTTATATAGATCACAAAGCTTATGTAGTTCAATCTATTAATGATATAAAGTGTAAAAGTTTTGAATTTTCTAAAAAAATTGGATTGCTCTCTCAAACCACCAAAGACTTAAAACAACTTCATAAAATTATTAAAATAATGTTTAATTATACGGAAGAATTAAGGATTTTTAACACTATATGCAAAGCTACCAGATTGAGACAACAAGCAACACGGGATTTAGCTAAAATAGTTGATTTAATGATAGTTATCGGCGGATTAAATAGTGCAAATACCCAAAGATTAGCCTATTTAAGCAAAGCAGTTGGAGTAGAAACTTATCATATTGAAGATGAGAAACAACTTAATATAAATTATCTTAGGGATAAGGGGAAAATTGGTATTACTTCAGGAACTTCTACTCCTGATTATGTTACAGAAAAAATAATAAAAAAAATTAGAGAGTTAAATCATAATAATTAA